One genomic window of Quercus robur chromosome 6, dhQueRobu3.1, whole genome shotgun sequence includes the following:
- the LOC126689923 gene encoding uncharacterized protein LOC126689923, with product MNNSSEEDDVEKEVAFLAKNFRKFLKMKNSEKPFSKGKFSSSKGDRKEFKKKDGKEFQSSQGITLKENVIVKGIIGHLWRFLVDSKDVLSNLVEELGNISEDEEIEEFEDEDVCQNEGENNLQEAYDSLLEYCGKYAKVANLAVKKMKKIEEEHKGILVQLKESKCEEERLKGEFFATYSKIKFLKLEIIQANVKVERISTKKLDNVLSSQKSSHDKTGLGYTGEGSSSSEPKKEVKFVSAKNVEKLKKVKPEIETPAVVMRTIGAKSKEKEKSLPKNQRGPQAKHLCYHCGAQGHIRPNCFKLHALKKADSMRDQETSRRGPRGA from the exons ATGAACAATTCCTCCGAAGAGGATGATGTGGAGAAGGAAGTAGCATTCCTTGCAAAGAACTTCCGAAAATTTCTGAAGATGAAAAACAGTGAGAAGCCTTTCAGCAAAGGAAAGTTTTCATCCTCCAAGGGCGATAGGAAGGAGTTTAAGAAGAAAGATGGAAAGGAGTTTCAATCCTCTCAAGGAATT ACACTGAAGGAGAATGTGATAGTGAAGGGAATTATAGGGCATTTATGGCGATTCTTAGTTGATTCAAAAGATGTCTTGAGCAATTTGGTTGAGGAACTTGGTAATATTTCTGAAgatgaggaaattgaagaattCGAAGATGAAGATGTATGCCAAAATGAAGGGGAGAACAACCTTCAAGAAGCCTATGATTCTCTGCTGGAATATTGTGGCAAATACGCCAAAGTTGCTAACCTtgctgtgaaaaagatgaaaaagattgaagaagaGCATAAGGGTATACTTGTGCAACTTAAGGAATCAAAGTGTGAAGAAGAAAGACTTAAAGGAGAGTTCTTTGCAACTTACTCTAAGATCAAGTTTCTCAAACTTGAAATTATTCAAGCAAATGTCAAGGTTGAGCGTATCTCCaccaagaaacttgacaatgtgCTATCTTCTCAAAAATCTTCACATGATAAGACCGGTTTGGGTTATACTGGAGAAGGAAGTTCGAGCAGCGAACCCAAGAAGGAAGTGAAGTTCGTTTCAGCCAAAAATGTTGAGAAACTTAAAAAAGTGAAGCCTGAGATTGAGACCCCTGCTGTAGTAATGAGAACCATTGGTGCAAAgtcaaaggaaaaagagaagtcATTACCCAAAAATCAAAGGGGGCCTCAAGCAAAGCATTTGTGTTATCATTGTGGCGCACAAGGACACATAAGGCCAAATTGTTTCAAGCTTCATGCACTCAAAAAGGCTGATTCGATGCGTGATCAAGAAACTTCAAGGAGAGGACCAAGGGGAGCATAA